One segment of Proteus appendicitidis DNA contains the following:
- a CDS encoding ogr/Delta-like zinc finger family protein, with the protein MMICPVCGHAAHTRSSQQISSDTKERYNQCQNINCGATFVSHETVTRFISKPQLIERVEPHLDKYCQQVLGI; encoded by the coding sequence ATGATGATTTGTCCTGTTTGTGGTCATGCCGCGCATACTCGTAGTAGTCAGCAAATATCTTCCGATACCAAAGAACGTTATAACCAGTGCCAGAATATCAATTGTGGCGCGACGTTTGTCAGCCATGAAACCGTAACGCGGTTTATTTCAAAACCTCAATTGATTGAACGGGTAGAGCCGCATCTTGATAAGTATTGTCAGCAGGTGTTGGGGATTTGA
- a CDS encoding contractile injection system protein, VgrG/Pvc8 family: MKEPIEEQNKEQIEWVVVNGDQATVTLEQPIIRGETKIDKVTVGDIVRTIAGRNNVTAVVDPGLDTVKIEHIDQTNESDGSFLTRLGQLNGATACVKNGCLLFMVQGGNTTASGQALPLVQITRSVGDGHRFSLVDRGAYTGVTANYLNTRKPQEKTQSQIRRRKPTTDKPKKEEEKQGEYLVGEEGNVMVLSHTYASKSNAERAAKAAWEKIQRGVASFSITLAKGRADLFPELPVQVSGFKPEIDEAYWTLVTVSHSLNNSGFTTSLELEVKSSEIDMDKE; the protein is encoded by the coding sequence ATGAAAGAGCCAATCGAAGAACAAAACAAAGAGCAAATTGAGTGGGTTGTTGTGAATGGTGACCAAGCCACGGTGACACTAGAACAACCGATTATTCGCGGTGAAACCAAAATCGACAAAGTGACCGTAGGCGATATCGTCAGAACCATTGCAGGGCGCAATAATGTCACAGCGGTAGTTGATCCTGGTCTTGATACAGTGAAGATTGAACACATCGACCAGACTAATGAGTCAGACGGCAGTTTTTTAACGCGCTTAGGGCAATTAAACGGCGCCACCGCCTGCGTTAAAAACGGGTGTTTACTGTTTATGGTGCAAGGAGGCAATACCACCGCCAGTGGTCAAGCATTACCGCTAGTACAAATTACCCGTAGTGTGGGTGATGGCCACCGTTTTTCATTAGTGGATAGAGGCGCTTATACTGGCGTGACTGCCAATTATTTAAACACCCGTAAGCCACAAGAGAAAACACAATCACAAATAAGGCGCAGAAAACCCACTACAGATAAACCGAAAAAAGAAGAAGAGAAACAAGGGGAGTATCTTGTTGGTGAAGAAGGTAATGTGATGGTGTTGTCACACACTTACGCAAGTAAAAGTAATGCCGAACGTGCTGCGAAAGCCGCGTGGGAAAAAATCCAGCGGGGTGTTGCTTCATTTAGTATTACGCTGGCGAAAGGGCGTGCGGATCTCTTTCCTGAACTGCCGGTACAAGTGAGCGGATTTAAGCCTGAGATTGATGAAGCCTATTGGACGTTGGTCACGGTGAGCCATTCACTGAACAATAGCGGATTTACCACCTCGTTAGAATTAGAAGTCAAAAGCAGTGAGATAGATATGGATAAGGAATAG
- a CDS encoding phage major tail tube protein produces MALPRKLKNFNLFMNGANYVGVAEELTLPKITRKLEAYRGGGMNGSVQIDMGLDDGALDSEFTLGGVDIDVYRQWGASTIDAVQLRLCGAYQRDDTGETLAVEVVLRGRYSEIDGGNWKSGDNTQTKITVKPTYYKLVMDGQEIIEIDIVNMVEKVDGKDLLQAQRDALGL; encoded by the coding sequence ATGGCGTTACCACGCAAGCTAAAGAATTTTAATTTATTTATGAATGGCGCCAATTATGTGGGCGTTGCCGAAGAACTCACATTACCCAAAATCACCCGCAAGTTAGAAGCCTATCGCGGGGGCGGTATGAATGGTTCGGTGCAAATTGATATGGGCCTTGATGACGGCGCGCTTGATAGTGAGTTTACCCTCGGTGGTGTTGATATTGACGTTTATCGCCAGTGGGGTGCATCTACTATTGATGCGGTTCAATTGCGTTTATGTGGCGCTTATCAGCGTGATGATACGGGGGAAACATTAGCCGTTGAAGTGGTTCTCCGTGGTCGTTATAGCGAAATTGATGGCGGTAACTGGAAATCGGGCGACAACACACAAACCAAAATTACCGTAAAACCCACTTACTACAAGTTAGTGATGGACGGCCAAGAAATCATTGAGATTGATATCGTCAATATGGTGGAAAAAGTGGACGGTAAAGACCTGTTACAAGCACAGCGTGATGCGCTGGGGCTTTAA
- a CDS encoding phage tail sheath protein, with protein MAQDYHHGVRVIEINEGTRPIRTISTAIVGVVCTADDADEKTFPLNKPVLLTDVSQAIGKAGKTGTLASTLKAIADQAKPITVVVRVEQGESEAETTTNIIGGTTEEGLKTGLQALLASQAQHGIKPRIIGAPGHDTLAVANEIAVICQKLRAFGYVSAYDCKNISEAIKYRDNFGQRELMVIFPDFTSWDSTTNSESTAYATARALGLRAKLDNDIGWHKTLSNITVNGVTGISKDIYWDLQDPATDAGLLNEKGVTTLIRRDGFRFWGSRTCSDDPLFAFESYTRSAQVLADTMAEGQMWAVDKPLTPSLARDIVETINAKLRSLVSQGYLLGGECWYDPTSNSKEALKDGKLTLDYDYTPVPPMENLMLRQRITDKYLMDFGNKIKG; from the coding sequence ATGGCACAAGATTATCATCACGGTGTCCGCGTTATTGAAATTAACGAAGGCACCCGCCCCATTCGCACTATCAGCACCGCTATTGTCGGCGTGGTTTGCACCGCTGATGATGCGGACGAAAAAACTTTTCCTTTAAACAAACCCGTCTTATTGACCGATGTGTCACAGGCTATCGGTAAAGCAGGGAAAACCGGCACCTTAGCCAGCACGTTAAAGGCGATTGCAGATCAGGCTAAACCCATCACCGTTGTGGTGCGTGTAGAACAAGGCGAAAGTGAAGCAGAAACCACCACTAATATTATTGGTGGCACTACTGAAGAAGGGCTAAAAACAGGGTTGCAAGCACTGCTAGCATCACAAGCCCAGCATGGCATTAAACCTCGCATTATTGGCGCGCCCGGTCACGACACGTTAGCGGTTGCCAATGAGATTGCAGTAATTTGTCAAAAGCTCCGTGCCTTTGGCTATGTGTCTGCTTACGACTGTAAAAATATCAGCGAAGCAATCAAATACCGTGACAACTTTGGTCAACGTGAATTAATGGTTATTTTCCCTGATTTCACGTCATGGGATAGCACCACCAACAGCGAATCAACCGCTTACGCCACGGCGCGCGCGCTAGGTCTGCGTGCCAAGTTAGACAATGATATCGGTTGGCATAAAACCCTATCTAACATCACCGTTAACGGTGTGACGGGCATATCTAAGGATATCTATTGGGATTTACAAGATCCCGCTACCGATGCCGGTTTACTGAATGAAAAAGGGGTGACGACACTTATCCGCCGTGATGGTTTTCGTTTTTGGGGTTCGCGTACCTGTTCGGATGATCCACTGTTTGCCTTTGAATCTTATACCCGTAGCGCACAAGTCCTTGCTGACACCATGGCAGAAGGGCAAATGTGGGCGGTTGATAAGCCGTTAACACCGTCTTTAGCGCGGGATATCGTTGAAACCATCAACGCAAAATTACGTTCACTGGTCAGTCAGGGTTATTTGTTAGGCGGTGAATGTTGGTATGACCCGACATCAAATAGCAAAGAAGCACTTAAAGACGGCAAGCTCACACTGGATTATGACTATACACCCGTGCCACCAATGGAAAATCTGATGTTACGTCAGCGTATTACCGATAAATACCTGATGGATTTCGGTAACAAAATCAAGGGGTAA
- a CDS encoding tail fiber assembly protein, whose translation MNYYRDKLTGIVFAYDDFQVKEGWVEKGLIAMSDEEIKLHLNPPLTQEQLTAQSLELKRRLMGEVRTETSLLQSKLLLGRISEDEKISLNQWLDYLDELEAIDISLAPDIEWPQKPE comes from the coding sequence ATGAATTATTATCGAGATAAATTGACAGGGATCGTTTTTGCTTATGATGACTTTCAAGTCAAAGAGGGTTGGGTTGAAAAAGGATTAATCGCAATGTCTGATGAAGAAATTAAGTTACATTTAAATCCGCCATTAACCCAAGAGCAATTAACTGCACAATCTTTAGAGCTGAAGCGACGACTCATGGGAGAAGTTCGTACAGAAACCAGCTTGTTACAGTCAAAATTATTATTGGGAAGAATAAGTGAAGATGAAAAAATATCACTTAATCAGTGGTTAGATTACTTAGATGAATTAGAAGCTATTGATATTAGTTTAGCCCCTGATATTGAATGGCCACAAAAACCAGAATAA